The following proteins are co-located in the Paludibaculum fermentans genome:
- a CDS encoding B12-binding domain-containing radical SAM protein: MSRAPFLDPELPAGPVRPRYALLINPFYSKDPHASFGKHVLTPSLALTSFAATTPAHWRVEYWDENLLDGRPPFEPLPEVVGITVHLTFAERAFALARWYRQRGCKVILGGLHVLSCPEECAPFADALALGDGVRLWPRILADVEAGNLRSQYLATYESDYREDPAPRRSILPRRSFLTTTSLIATRGCHNRCGFCYLATEGLRMPYRMRDPAQIAEEFAADGQPYGVFVDNNLGSNRAYLRALCQALRPLEKIWSAAVSIDVTDDLGLIREMALAGCTGVFVGFESLTDANLAEARKKSPKAEDYARRVRMLHDCGIQVNGSFVLGFDHDRKDVFARTAEWVEENRLECSTFHILTPYPATPLFRQMEAEGRLLHRDWARYDTAHAVFRPKHMTPEELERGYAWMYERLFSHASIWRRRPADWRAVGPYLGMSYLYKRSNWLWRFLIGQHWVHGVWRPLVEVTRRRHLRFRAGLEAGRAEGRGVAVGVVSGGV; the protein is encoded by the coding sequence ATGTCTCGAGCACCTTTCCTGGATCCGGAGCTGCCGGCTGGGCCGGTGCGGCCGCGGTATGCGCTGTTGATCAATCCGTTCTACTCGAAGGACCCGCACGCCAGCTTTGGGAAGCATGTGCTCACGCCTTCGCTGGCTTTGACCAGCTTTGCGGCGACCACTCCGGCGCATTGGCGGGTGGAGTATTGGGATGAGAATCTGCTGGACGGACGGCCACCGTTCGAACCGCTGCCGGAAGTGGTGGGGATTACCGTCCACCTGACTTTCGCGGAGCGGGCGTTTGCTTTGGCGCGGTGGTACCGGCAGCGCGGCTGCAAAGTGATTCTGGGCGGGCTGCATGTGCTGTCGTGCCCGGAGGAGTGCGCTCCGTTTGCGGATGCGTTGGCGCTGGGGGACGGCGTGCGGCTGTGGCCGCGGATTCTGGCCGATGTGGAGGCCGGGAACTTGCGGTCACAGTATTTGGCCACGTATGAGAGCGACTACCGGGAAGATCCGGCGCCGCGGCGGTCGATTTTGCCGAGGCGGAGTTTTCTCACGACGACCAGCTTGATTGCCACACGCGGGTGCCACAACCGGTGCGGCTTCTGTTATCTGGCGACGGAGGGGCTGCGGATGCCGTACCGGATGAGGGATCCGGCTCAAATTGCGGAGGAGTTTGCGGCGGACGGGCAGCCGTACGGAGTGTTCGTCGATAACAATCTGGGCTCAAACCGGGCCTATTTGCGGGCATTGTGCCAGGCGTTGCGGCCGTTGGAGAAGATCTGGAGCGCGGCGGTGTCGATCGATGTGACGGATGACCTGGGCCTGATCCGGGAGATGGCGCTCGCGGGGTGCACAGGCGTGTTTGTAGGCTTCGAGTCGTTGACGGATGCGAATCTGGCGGAGGCCCGCAAGAAGTCTCCGAAAGCGGAGGACTACGCGCGGCGGGTGCGGATGCTGCACGATTGCGGGATCCAGGTGAACGGGTCGTTTGTGCTGGGGTTCGATCACGACCGGAAGGATGTGTTTGCGCGGACGGCGGAATGGGTGGAGGAGAACCGGCTGGAGTGCTCGACGTTCCATATCCTGACGCCGTATCCGGCGACTCCGCTGTTCCGGCAGATGGAGGCGGAAGGGCGGCTGCTGCACCGGGATTGGGCACGTTATGACACGGCGCATGCGGTGTTCCGGCCGAAGCACATGACTCCGGAGGAGCTGGAACGGGGGTACGCGTGGATGTACGAACGGCTGTTCTCGCATGCGTCGATCTGGCGGCGGAGGCCGGCCGATTGGCGGGCGGTGGGGCCGTACCTGGGGATGTCCTATCTGTACAAGCGGTCGAACTGGCTGTGGCGCTTCCTGATTGGACAGCATTGGGTGCATGGGGTGTGGCGGCCTCTGGTGGAGGTGACGCGGCGCCGGCATTTGCGGTTCCGGGCCGGACTGGAAGCCGGGCGCGCGGAGGGGCGAGGTGTGGCGGTTGGGGTGGTGTCTGGCGGGGTTTGA
- a CDS encoding ArsR/SmtB family transcription factor, whose product MTRTAQQEESLDLIFGAVADATRRSMLHRLREGALTISELAQPYDMSLNAVSKHVKTLERAGLIRRSIQGREHSCRLETARFDEALTWMSYYSEFWSTRLDALESHLIDKRKRGPR is encoded by the coding sequence ATGACCCGCACCGCCCAGCAGGAAGAGAGCCTGGACCTCATCTTCGGCGCCGTAGCCGACGCCACCCGCCGCTCCATGCTCCACCGCCTGCGCGAGGGAGCCCTCACCATCTCCGAACTGGCCCAACCCTACGACATGAGCCTGAACGCCGTCTCCAAACACGTGAAGACGCTGGAACGCGCCGGCCTCATCCGCCGCAGCATTCAAGGCCGCGAACACTCCTGCCGCCTGGAAACAGCCCGCTTCGACGAAGCGCTGACCTGGATGAGTTACTACTCCGAGTTCTGGAGCACCCGCCTCGACGCCCTCGAATCGCATCTCATCGACAAGCGCAAGCGAGGCCCTCGATGA
- a CDS encoding TIGR04053 family radical SAM/SPASM domain-containing protein: MRDFSQAPFLVIWEVTQACDLACKHCRASARPDRDPGELSLEEARATLRQIKDFGDPLLVFTGGDPLKRPDLFELLRESVALGLRTTVTPSATPLLTEDAVSRIQDCGVSRMAVSLDGADAAAHDSFRQVAGSYDRTMAALRHAARIGLETQINTTVTRHNMGSLDRIAQVVGEEKARLWSVFFLVVTGRASLADDLTAEEYEQVFEYLYQTSLTASFDIKTTEAQHYRRYVAQRRKAQGGGAGPRMAGAPAGIIQRQAGINDGKGFLFISHTGEIFPSGFLEVSAGNVRRTPLQQAYCDSGLFRVLRNSDALVGKCGGCEYRNLCGGSRSRAFALTGDYLESDPRCSYVPASAA, encoded by the coding sequence ATGCGCGACTTTTCACAAGCTCCTTTTCTCGTGATTTGGGAAGTGACCCAGGCCTGCGACCTGGCCTGCAAGCACTGCCGGGCTTCGGCGCGGCCGGACCGCGATCCGGGCGAACTGTCCCTAGAAGAGGCGCGCGCGACGCTGCGGCAGATCAAGGATTTTGGCGATCCGCTGCTGGTGTTCACGGGCGGGGATCCGCTGAAGCGGCCGGACCTGTTTGAGTTGCTGCGGGAGAGCGTGGCCCTGGGGCTGCGGACGACGGTGACGCCGAGCGCGACTCCGCTGCTGACGGAAGACGCGGTGTCGCGGATCCAAGATTGCGGCGTATCGCGGATGGCGGTGAGCCTGGACGGGGCGGATGCGGCGGCGCACGACAGTTTCCGGCAGGTGGCCGGGTCCTACGACCGGACGATGGCGGCGCTGCGTCATGCGGCGCGGATCGGGCTGGAGACGCAGATCAACACGACGGTGACACGGCACAATATGGGGTCGCTGGACCGGATTGCGCAGGTGGTGGGCGAAGAGAAGGCGCGGTTGTGGAGTGTGTTCTTCCTGGTGGTGACGGGGCGGGCTTCGCTGGCGGACGATTTGACGGCGGAAGAGTATGAGCAGGTGTTTGAGTACCTGTACCAGACGTCGCTGACGGCTTCGTTCGACATCAAGACGACGGAGGCGCAGCACTACCGGCGGTATGTGGCGCAGAGGCGGAAGGCGCAAGGGGGCGGAGCGGGTCCTCGGATGGCGGGGGCTCCGGCGGGCATTATTCAGCGGCAGGCCGGGATCAATGACGGGAAGGGGTTCCTGTTTATCTCCCATACAGGTGAGATCTTCCCTTCGGGTTTCCTGGAAGTGTCGGCGGGGAATGTGCGGCGGACCCCGCTGCAGCAGGCTTATTGCGACTCGGGATTGTTCCGGGTGCTGCGGAACTCGGATGCGCTGGTGGGCAAGTGCGGCGGGTGCGAGTACCGGAATCTGTGCGGCGGGTCGAGGAGCCGGGCGTTTGCTTTGACGGGGGATTACCTGGAGTCGGATCCGCGGTGCTCGTATGTGCCGGCGAGTGCGGCCTGA
- a CDS encoding FMN-dependent NADH-azoreductase, producing the protein MVEYSDGMENVKPMLLHIDSSPMGEGSVSRALTREFVERWRSAHPGGTVVSRDLTAQPIPVIDAVWIVANLTAKESRSAEQEKALALSTELTQELMAADECVIGLPMHNWGPSSSFKLWVDQIVRFGETIVVTPEGPRGTLGALRLTVIVAAGRPYGPGSADASNNHLVPWLRTFFANLGVTELRVVLADGTVRLRYGQIGWAELLGPHLEVVRGLAGAGGRG; encoded by the coding sequence ATGGTTGAATATTCTGACGGCATGGAAAACGTAAAGCCGATGTTGCTGCATATCGACTCGAGCCCAATGGGCGAAGGGTCCGTTTCGCGGGCGTTGACGCGCGAGTTCGTGGAACGGTGGCGGAGTGCGCACCCTGGCGGGACGGTGGTTTCGCGGGACCTGACAGCGCAGCCGATTCCGGTGATCGACGCGGTATGGATAGTGGCGAATCTGACGGCGAAGGAGTCGCGGAGCGCGGAGCAGGAGAAGGCTCTCGCGTTATCGACGGAGTTGACGCAGGAGCTGATGGCGGCGGATGAGTGTGTGATTGGGCTGCCGATGCACAACTGGGGTCCGAGTTCGAGCTTCAAGCTGTGGGTGGATCAGATTGTGCGGTTCGGGGAGACGATTGTGGTGACGCCGGAGGGGCCGCGGGGGACGCTGGGGGCCCTGCGCTTGACGGTGATCGTGGCGGCGGGGCGGCCGTATGGTCCGGGGTCGGCTGATGCTTCGAACAATCATCTGGTGCCCTGGCTGCGGACGTTCTTCGCGAACCTGGGGGTGACCGAGCTACGGGTGGTCTTGGCGGATGGGACGGTGCGGCTGCGGTATGGGCAGATTGGGTGGGCGGAGTTGCTGGGACCGCATCTGGAGGTGGTCCGGGGGCTGGCGGGGGCGGGGGGGCGGGGGTGA
- a CDS encoding serine hydrolase domain-containing protein has translation MTLKTILTRPTRAMALVVLPLAAFAQTLPAPASIDSEVRKLMEKTHARGLALSVIDHGKVTYTQAYGIRNAKGDPLTSDTVMYGASLTKTVFAYTVMQLVDQGRLKLDTPIKNYLDKPLPAYGPDPVFPDKYGPYKDLASDPRWEKITARMALTHSIGFSNFFFLEPDQKLRIHFEPGTRYSYSGEGLILLQSVIERGSKAKGLGLDVGDLTQANFDRLGMTRTSLVWRDSFAANLADGWNDQGKPEEHDQRSKVRAAGSMDTTISDLSKFVAALVRGEGLSATARAEITKRQLHITTAHQFPASQPDLPAAKQRKDLYAGLGVVVFDGPQGHGFFKGGHNDSTANTMVCLESSQRCVLILSNDVRAEAGFADLVRFLLGKTGVPFDWEYGDSAGKS, from the coding sequence ATGACCCTGAAAACGATCCTCACAAGACCCACCCGAGCCATGGCCCTCGTCGTTCTCCCCCTGGCCGCCTTCGCCCAGACCCTCCCAGCCCCCGCCTCCATCGACTCGGAAGTCCGCAAACTCATGGAGAAGACCCACGCCCGCGGCCTCGCCCTCTCCGTCATCGATCACGGCAAGGTCACCTACACCCAGGCCTACGGCATCCGCAACGCCAAGGGCGACCCGCTCACGTCCGACACCGTCATGTACGGCGCCTCCCTCACCAAAACCGTCTTCGCCTATACCGTCATGCAACTCGTCGACCAGGGCAGGCTCAAGCTCGATACCCCCATCAAGAACTACCTCGATAAGCCTCTTCCCGCGTACGGCCCGGACCCCGTCTTCCCCGACAAATACGGCCCCTACAAGGACCTCGCCTCCGACCCCCGCTGGGAGAAGATCACCGCCCGCATGGCTCTCACCCACTCCATCGGCTTCAGCAATTTCTTCTTCCTGGAACCCGACCAGAAGCTGCGTATCCATTTCGAGCCCGGCACCCGCTACAGCTACTCCGGGGAGGGCCTCATCCTCCTCCAGTCCGTCATCGAACGCGGCAGCAAAGCCAAGGGGCTCGGGCTCGATGTCGGCGACCTCACCCAAGCCAACTTCGACCGGCTCGGCATGACCCGCACCAGCCTCGTCTGGCGCGACTCCTTCGCCGCCAACCTCGCCGACGGCTGGAACGACCAGGGCAAGCCCGAGGAACACGACCAGCGCAGCAAGGTGCGCGCCGCCGGCTCCATGGACACCACCATCTCGGATCTGTCGAAATTCGTCGCCGCCCTCGTTCGCGGAGAAGGCCTCAGCGCCACCGCCCGAGCCGAAATCACGAAGCGCCAGCTCCACATCACGACGGCCCACCAGTTCCCCGCGTCCCAACCCGACCTGCCGGCCGCCAAACAACGCAAGGATCTCTACGCCGGCTTGGGCGTGGTCGTTTTCGACGGCCCCCAGGGCCACGGCTTCTTCAAAGGCGGCCACAACGACTCGACCGCCAACACCATGGTCTGCCTCGAGTCCAGCCAACGCTGTGTCCTCATCCTCTCCAATGACGTTCGCGCCGAAGCAGGCTTCGCCGACCTGGTCCGCTTCCTCCTGGGCAAAACCGGAGTCCCCTTCGACTGGGAGTACGGCGACTCCGCCGGCAAATCCTAA
- a CDS encoding alpha/beta fold hydrolase: MSVPDYYPYRSAAMKEEYLAHYDALAAKQWPLDSETRMAPTTQGSTFVRISGPADAPPLVLLPGAGATSLMWAQNIEALSCEFRTYAVDQLGEIGRSTCRQPFQNLNDQMKWLDELFTALALGDGLRLAGMSYGGALTAQYSLRHPERVKKAVLLAPAASVYRLTLQFALRMVLVVISADRYLPKLANWMFADAARSDPEWLEETMVELFINMRKLQPRKTPIPPVVKDAEWAGLRVPTLFLVGEHETIYPAEKAVRRMRRVAPMVTPEVVPGAGHDLHVVQADLVNRRMVEFLR; the protein is encoded by the coding sequence ATGAGCGTCCCTGACTACTATCCGTACCGATCCGCGGCGATGAAAGAGGAGTATCTGGCTCACTACGATGCCCTCGCCGCGAAACAGTGGCCACTCGATTCCGAGACCAGGATGGCGCCGACGACACAGGGCTCGACGTTTGTCCGGATCAGCGGTCCGGCCGATGCGCCTCCGCTGGTCCTGCTGCCTGGCGCCGGAGCGACTTCGCTGATGTGGGCCCAGAATATCGAGGCCCTTTCGTGTGAGTTCCGCACGTATGCGGTTGACCAGTTGGGCGAGATCGGCCGCAGCACCTGCCGGCAACCGTTTCAGAACCTGAATGATCAGATGAAATGGCTGGATGAGCTGTTTACGGCCCTGGCGCTGGGCGACGGGCTCCGCCTGGCAGGGATGTCGTATGGCGGCGCACTGACGGCGCAGTACTCGTTACGGCACCCGGAGCGCGTGAAGAAGGCCGTGCTGCTGGCGCCCGCGGCGTCCGTCTACCGGCTGACTCTCCAGTTTGCGTTGCGGATGGTGCTGGTGGTGATTTCCGCCGACCGGTACCTGCCCAAGCTGGCGAACTGGATGTTTGCGGACGCGGCTCGCAGCGATCCGGAATGGCTGGAGGAGACGATGGTGGAGTTGTTTATCAACATGAGGAAGCTGCAGCCGCGGAAGACGCCGATTCCTCCCGTCGTGAAGGATGCGGAGTGGGCTGGATTGCGCGTGCCGACGCTGTTTCTGGTGGGCGAGCACGAGACCATCTATCCGGCGGAGAAGGCGGTGCGGCGGATGCGGAGGGTGGCGCCCATGGTGACGCCGGAGGTGGTGCCGGGGGCGGGCCACGATCTGCATGTGGTGCAGGCGGACCTGGTCAACCGGCGGATGGTGGAGTTCCTGCGATAG
- a CDS encoding sulfatase family protein, whose translation MLTLPLLAGRPFANVARGGSAATSRPNILFVMTDDHASQAISCYGSKVNQTPNFDRLAKEGMRMDRVFATNSICTPSRATILTGKYSHLNGVPVFNRFDGAQPTVAKLLQQAGYYTAMVGKWHLGSDPTGFDYWNILPGQGVYNNPTLYDKDGSAVYKGYATDIITDITMDVVKNRPKDKPFFLMCHHKAPHREWTPDEKHRKMFENLRIPQPATLRDDYAGRTDALREQQQSVFRDLTRYDLKIKPPAGLSGGDLRQWLMAKPNEVEIEVDGVKKTLAGRELEDWKYQRYMQDYLACVQSVDDNMGRLLDSLDANGIAENTVVIYTSDQGFFLGEHGLFDKRFMYEESLRMPFLVRWPAGIRPGSTSEAIGINCDFAPTFLDLAGQSTPSDMQGRSFLPVWKGKTPRNWRHSMYYRYYHDPGDHNTRAHYGVRTDRHKLIYYWKKDQWECYDLAADPAEMHNIYDEPKAQKLVARLKKELYRLKKELKDDDQFANEQPKESSYVPAPPPKKQ comes from the coding sequence ATGCTTACCTTGCCGTTGCTTGCCGGCCGTCCTTTCGCCAATGTCGCACGCGGTGGATCCGCCGCGACCTCGCGGCCGAACATACTCTTCGTGATGACGGACGACCATGCTTCGCAGGCGATCAGTTGCTATGGCAGCAAGGTGAACCAGACTCCGAACTTCGACAGGCTGGCCAAGGAAGGCATGCGCATGGATCGGGTGTTTGCCACGAACTCCATCTGCACGCCGAGCCGAGCTACGATTCTCACGGGGAAATACAGCCATTTGAACGGAGTGCCGGTGTTCAACCGGTTCGACGGCGCACAACCCACCGTCGCCAAGCTGCTGCAGCAGGCCGGCTACTACACGGCCATGGTGGGCAAGTGGCACCTGGGCAGCGACCCCACGGGCTTCGATTATTGGAATATCCTACCCGGACAGGGCGTGTACAACAACCCGACCTTGTACGACAAAGACGGGTCCGCTGTATACAAGGGCTATGCCACGGATATCATCACCGACATCACGATGGATGTCGTGAAGAACCGGCCCAAAGACAAGCCTTTCTTCCTGATGTGCCACCACAAGGCTCCGCATCGTGAGTGGACGCCGGATGAGAAGCACCGGAAGATGTTCGAGAACCTCCGCATCCCGCAACCCGCCACTCTGCGCGACGACTACGCCGGGCGGACCGATGCGTTGCGGGAACAGCAGCAGTCGGTGTTCCGGGACCTGACACGCTACGACCTGAAGATCAAACCGCCGGCCGGGCTTTCCGGCGGCGACCTGCGCCAGTGGCTGATGGCGAAGCCGAATGAAGTCGAGATTGAAGTGGACGGCGTGAAGAAGACTCTCGCCGGCCGGGAACTGGAAGATTGGAAGTACCAGCGCTACATGCAGGATTACCTGGCCTGTGTGCAGAGCGTGGACGACAACATGGGCCGGCTGCTGGATTCCCTGGACGCTAACGGGATCGCGGAGAACACGGTGGTGATCTACACGAGCGACCAGGGCTTCTTCCTGGGCGAGCACGGTCTTTTCGATAAGCGGTTTATGTACGAGGAGTCGCTGCGGATGCCGTTCCTGGTGCGGTGGCCGGCCGGCATCCGGCCCGGCAGCACCTCAGAGGCGATTGGGATCAATTGCGACTTTGCGCCGACGTTCCTGGATCTCGCCGGCCAGTCCACGCCCAGCGACATGCAGGGCCGCAGCTTCCTGCCGGTTTGGAAGGGGAAGACTCCGCGGAACTGGCGCCACTCGATGTACTACCGGTATTACCACGATCCAGGGGATCACAACACGCGCGCCCATTATGGAGTCCGGACGGACAGGCACAAGCTGATCTACTACTGGAAGAAGGATCAGTGGGAGTGCTACGACCTGGCGGCGGACCCGGCGGAGATGCACAACATCTATGACGAGCCGAAGGCGCAGAAGCTGGTGGCGCGGTTGAAGAAGGAGCTGTACCGGCTGAAGAAGGAGCTGAAGGACGACGACCAATTTGCGAATGAGCAACCTAAGGAGTCGTCGTATGTTCCGGCGCCTCCGCCGAAGAAGCAGTGA
- a CDS encoding SRPBCC family protein: MTTQTVTIRRTLQASCEEVFDAWLDAEGMPRWMCPGPVTASEVDLDPRVGGRFQIVMLAPHERFVNTGEFLVLDRPTRLQFTWISSRWNHQETLVTIELRPRDGHCELLLTHERFPEAHSSTQLTAGWTLILEKLQLHLESGPRLQP; this comes from the coding sequence ATGACCACTCAAACCGTCACCATCCGCCGCACCTTGCAGGCCTCCTGCGAAGAGGTCTTTGACGCCTGGCTCGACGCCGAAGGCATGCCGCGCTGGATGTGCCCCGGCCCGGTCACGGCCAGCGAAGTCGACCTCGATCCCCGCGTCGGCGGCCGCTTCCAGATCGTCATGCTCGCGCCGCACGAGCGCTTCGTGAACACCGGAGAATTCCTGGTGCTCGACCGGCCTACCCGGCTCCAGTTCACCTGGATCTCCTCCCGTTGGAACCATCAGGAGACGTTGGTCACCATAGAGCTCCGCCCGCGGGACGGCCACTGCGAACTGCTCCTGACGCACGAGCGCTTCCCCGAGGCCCACTCGTCCACACAACTCACCGCCGGCTGGACCCTCATCCTCGAGAAGCTCCAGCTCCACCTCGAATCCGGTCCGCGCCTCCAGCCGTAG
- a CDS encoding Crp/Fnr family transcriptional regulator, translated as MQKPSESPLSPLRRETFDKTSLFTTLTPEERQQIAALAVEKTYAAGETLFFEGTPCEGLHVIGSGSVKILKTSPSGREIMLGVESAPSSVAEVPLFDNGDYPATVTALKDCVIFLVRKEDFRRFCRQHPEVPIKVLALVGRRLRGLVGVIEAVTFGSVRQRLAQALLQAERESDGSVQIPLTHEELALRLGTVREVVSRNLARFQAEGIVRIVKRQIEIADRAALQAEADTEY; from the coding sequence TTGCAAAAGCCATCTGAATCTCCGCTATCTCCCCTGCGGCGGGAGACATTCGACAAGACGTCGTTGTTCACGACGCTGACGCCCGAGGAGCGGCAGCAGATTGCGGCGCTCGCTGTGGAAAAGACGTACGCGGCCGGGGAGACCCTGTTTTTCGAAGGCACGCCCTGCGAGGGGCTGCATGTGATCGGGTCGGGCAGCGTGAAGATCCTGAAGACCAGCCCTTCGGGCCGGGAGATTATGTTGGGGGTGGAGTCGGCTCCGTCGAGCGTGGCGGAGGTGCCGCTGTTCGACAACGGCGACTATCCGGCTACGGTGACGGCGCTGAAGGATTGCGTGATCTTCCTGGTGAGAAAGGAGGACTTCCGGCGGTTCTGCCGGCAGCATCCGGAGGTGCCGATCAAGGTTCTGGCGCTGGTGGGCCGGCGGTTGCGCGGGCTTGTGGGCGTGATTGAGGCCGTGACGTTCGGGAGCGTGCGGCAGAGACTGGCTCAGGCGCTGCTGCAGGCGGAACGGGAGTCCGATGGGAGCGTCCAGATTCCGCTGACGCACGAAGAGCTGGCCCTGCGGCTGGGCACTGTGCGCGAAGTGGTTTCGCGGAACCTGGCCCGATTTCAGGCCGAGGGGATTGTCCGCATTGTGAAGAGGCAGATCGAGATTGCGGACCGGGCGGCCTTGCAGGCCGAGGCGGATACCGAGTACTGA
- a CDS encoding histidine-type phosphatase — translation MRNTFVRLVALTLLCAPFAAAQTADDTKLRQVIIFGRHSVRAPVAPNSLIDTFAAKPFPIPSVGTGILTANGAKLEGLLGAYYRLWLTKEGLLTGNDAADAVFTYFRANTLERTRVTAQSFATGLLPAAAVTVNTYPDSQSDPLFDPIGAGVARLDQKKAVQAVKGRLGGDGQLVTTAYAPELALARSVLLGYPLSQTPPPAAPKGVIDVTALPIEITAGVPVNIGALSPISGAVDPFLMQYADGLPLSDVAWGQLNVDGIGQATRLYMLAIDLSFRTPYLAGVESSNMASHVVRSLLQAATGTPTTGSLGDPSTKVVMLVGSDVNITGLAGLLNLNWILPTYQPDFCPPGGALVFQLRQSQSTGEYFVRASYIAQTLDQLRNRTPLSLTTPPATAPIFIPGCSTRNANNDCALADFVSVANHAIVPHFADRVN, via the coding sequence ATGAGAAATACCTTTGTCCGCCTCGTCGCCCTGACACTCCTCTGCGCTCCCTTCGCCGCGGCTCAAACCGCCGATGACACAAAGCTCCGGCAAGTTATCATTTTCGGTCGGCATAGCGTGCGCGCTCCAGTCGCGCCCAACTCCCTGATCGACACCTTCGCCGCCAAGCCCTTCCCCATCCCCAGCGTGGGCACCGGCATCCTTACGGCCAACGGCGCGAAGCTCGAGGGCCTCCTCGGCGCCTACTACCGCCTCTGGCTCACCAAGGAAGGTCTCCTCACCGGCAACGATGCAGCCGATGCGGTCTTCACCTACTTCCGCGCCAATACCTTGGAACGGACCCGCGTCACCGCACAGTCCTTCGCCACCGGACTCCTCCCCGCCGCGGCCGTGACCGTCAACACCTACCCCGATTCCCAGAGCGACCCGCTCTTCGACCCCATCGGAGCCGGAGTCGCCCGCCTCGATCAAAAGAAAGCAGTCCAGGCCGTGAAAGGCCGCCTCGGCGGCGATGGCCAGCTTGTGACCACCGCTTACGCCCCGGAACTCGCACTCGCTCGCTCCGTCCTGCTCGGCTACCCGCTGAGCCAGACCCCGCCGCCCGCGGCGCCAAAGGGCGTCATCGATGTCACCGCGCTGCCCATCGAAATCACAGCCGGAGTGCCGGTCAATATCGGTGCTCTTTCCCCCATCTCCGGCGCCGTCGACCCGTTCCTCATGCAGTACGCCGATGGGCTGCCGCTCTCTGACGTGGCATGGGGTCAATTGAACGTCGACGGAATCGGCCAGGCCACCCGCCTCTACATGCTCGCGATCGACCTCAGCTTCCGCACGCCCTATCTGGCCGGTGTGGAGAGCTCCAACATGGCCTCCCACGTGGTGCGCTCCCTGTTGCAGGCGGCCACTGGAACCCCCACCACCGGCTCGCTCGGCGATCCCTCCACGAAGGTGGTCATGCTGGTCGGTTCGGACGTCAACATCACCGGGCTTGCCGGACTCCTGAACCTCAATTGGATCCTGCCCACTTATCAGCCCGACTTCTGCCCGCCCGGCGGCGCCCTTGTCTTCCAGCTCCGTCAGTCTCAGAGCACCGGCGAGTACTTTGTGCGCGCCTCCTACATCGCCCAGACCCTCGACCAGCTGCGCAACCGCACACCTCTGTCGCTCACCACGCCGCCGGCCACCGCCCCCATCTTCATCCCAGGCTGCAGCACCCGCAACGCCAACAACGACTGCGCCCTCGCCGACTTCGTCTCGGTAGCGAACCACGCCATCGTGCCGCATTTCGCCGATCGCGTGAACTAA